From the genome of Solanum pennellii chromosome 6, SPENNV200:
AAGGCCAAATATGCAAACCATCCATTGTTCAAGATGTTGCTTGAAGATGCTGAAATGGAATATGGTTATTGTAGCCAAGGACCTATTTTGCTACCTTGTGATGTTAATCTTTTTCACAAAGTATTGGGCCAGATGGATAGTGAGAAAGAGATTAATGGACCTGGGTGTGGGCTTGCTTCATGTAGTCCATTTAGTCCAGCTAGGGTCTTGGGACATGGAGAAATGGGCAAGGGTTATGGCTCTTATGGGCTTCTCACTACACCAAGAATGCTCAAGCTCAACAGTTCTAACTTCTAATTATGAGAAGTATGTGTCTTTTTAAATATGTATGTTCTGCTAGTAAGTTGCACAAAATTGTGGGTTACAATTAGTTGCAGTGAATAATATgttgtgttcttatgtaatCTTTTTCTAATAGCTACATAGGGCTAGTGC
Proteins encoded in this window:
- the LOC107023683 gene encoding auxin-responsive protein SAUR71-like, with the protein product MDMEMIKGKKNSNASILKKLEGYLLMKKGSRTMMLSKSKSWHGSSKTKSPVVLAPQGCFCVYVGPEKEKFTIKAKYANHPLFKMLLEDAEMEYGYCSQGPILLPCDVNLFHKVLGQMDSEKEINGPGCGLASCSPFSPARVLGHGEMGKGYGSYGLLTTPRMLKLNSSNF